A single window of [Clostridium] hylemonae DSM 15053 DNA harbors:
- the scpB gene encoding SMC-Scp complex subunit ScpB encodes MEEVEIRKLEGVIEAILFTMGESVELSKIASAIEHDEDTTRKIIRQMMVRYDEEDRGVRIIELESSFQMCTKKEMYEYLIKIAKQPRKFVLTDVLLETLSIVAYKQPVTKLEIEKIRGVKSDHAVNKLVEYNLVCEVGRLDAPGRPLLFGTTEEFLRRFSIQSVEELPSLNPEQMEDFKTEAEEEVQLKLDV; translated from the coding sequence ATGGAAGAAGTGGAGATTCGTAAGTTAGAAGGCGTGATAGAAGCCATTTTATTTACCATGGGGGAGTCGGTGGAACTGAGCAAGATCGCTTCCGCCATTGAACATGATGAAGATACGACGAGGAAAATAATCCGTCAGATGATGGTCAGGTATGACGAGGAGGACCGCGGAGTGCGTATCATAGAGTTGGAGAGTTCCTTTCAGATGTGTACGAAAAAAGAGATGTACGAGTATCTGATCAAGATCGCAAAGCAGCCCCGCAAATTTGTTCTGACAGATGTGCTGCTTGAGACTCTGTCGATCGTGGCATACAAACAGCCGGTCACGAAGCTGGAGATCGAAAAAATAAGAGGAGTAAAGTCGGATCATGCGGTAAATAAGCTCGTTGAGTATAATCTTGTCTGTGAAGTCGGCAGGCTGGACGCACCAGGGCGGCCGCTGCTATTCGGAACGACGGAGGAATTTCTGCGGAGATTCAGCATTCAGTCTGTAGAAGAGCTTCCCAGCCTCAATCCTGAGCAGATGGAGGACTTTAAGACAGAGGCGGAAGAGGAAGTGCAGCTTAAGCTGGATGTATGA
- a CDS encoding metallophosphoesterase: protein MTAIIITGIIIVLCILVEIRREMRTFQMTRYTVRSRRLAGMKGTKKILFLSDLHNQTYGAQNSRLVSAVLREDPDLILLGGDMLVGKRGHSYEPALQFIKQLAPICPVFYADGNHEQRVKKRPQEYGLDMDRYVQELGEAGVRFLSNESACMELGGIPVRIYGLEIPERCYGHFKRASMEAEEITQNIGRRGPDCYNILLAHNPGYADVYRAWGADLILSGHYHGGIVRIPGIGGLVAPGFFLFPKYSGGKYEEGDSTIVVSRGLGMHTLPVRLFNPAEVVVLKLKGQQ from the coding sequence GTGACGGCCATTATAATAACAGGAATCATAATCGTGCTCTGTATCCTGGTGGAGATCCGGCGGGAGATGCGCACATTTCAAATGACGAGGTACACCGTGCGCTCCCGCAGGCTTGCCGGCATGAAAGGAACGAAAAAGATCCTGTTCCTGAGCGATCTGCACAACCAGACATACGGAGCACAAAACAGCAGGCTTGTGAGCGCGGTGCTGCGTGAGGATCCGGACCTGATCCTCCTCGGGGGCGACATGCTCGTAGGGAAAAGAGGACATTCCTATGAGCCGGCGCTTCAGTTTATAAAACAGCTCGCACCGATATGCCCTGTCTTCTATGCAGATGGGAATCATGAACAGCGTGTAAAAAAGAGGCCGCAGGAATACGGTCTGGACATGGACCGCTATGTACAGGAACTTGGGGAAGCAGGGGTGCGGTTTCTCAGCAACGAATCTGCCTGCATGGAACTGGGCGGCATACCGGTCCGTATCTATGGCCTGGAAATACCGGAGCGCTGCTACGGACATTTCAAAAGAGCGTCCATGGAAGCGGAGGAAATAACTCAGAATATCGGCAGGCGCGGGCCGGACTGCTATAATATACTGCTCGCTCACAATCCGGGCTATGCCGACGTATACAGAGCGTGGGGGGCAGACCTTATACTGTCGGGGCACTATCACGGCGGAATCGTCAGGATCCCGGGTATCGGGGGACTTGTGGCGCCCGGCTTTTTCCTGTTTCCGAAGTATTCCGGGGGGAAATACGAGGAAGGGGACAGCACCATTGTCGTGAGCAGAGGGCTGGGCATGCATACACTGCCTGTCAGGCTTTTTAATCCGGCCGAAGTGGTGGTGCTTAAGCTGAAGGGACAGCAATAA
- a CDS encoding D-alanyl-D-alanine carboxypeptidase family protein encodes MKKKYWILGMIMTIVFSAFPSTGTAAGDGDIPEELSQLYARSAVLMDADSGRVLFGKDEDVVRPMASTTKIMTCILALENMQEDQVTAASDHAASQPKVRLGVKGKEEFRIKDLLYSLMLESHNDSAVVIAEGIAGSVEAFAGMMNEKAAELGCSDTYFVTPNGLDGYDEGGTHSTTARDLAAIMKYCIKDSPKKEQFLEVTRTKDYSFTNVKGDRSFSCSNHNAFLTMMDGALSGKTGFTADAGYCYVGALERDGRTFIVALLACGWPNNKGYKWKDTRKLMEYGVANYEYQTVWQDMKLKDVNAERGIEKGNEFGGDAKIPVKIADADKEFKVLLREGEKVDITCDVKKKLAAPVEEGTKVGTVTYTLDGEVLRQFSVVTAQSAERKDAGWCAEILLKKLLMQ; translated from the coding sequence ATGAAAAAGAAATACTGGATATTAGGTATGATAATGACGATAGTTTTTTCCGCTTTTCCTTCCACCGGCACAGCTGCCGGGGATGGAGACATCCCGGAGGAACTGTCGCAGCTATACGCCCGGTCCGCAGTTCTTATGGATGCTGACAGCGGGCGTGTTTTATTTGGGAAGGATGAAGACGTGGTCAGGCCTATGGCCAGCACAACGAAGATCATGACCTGTATTCTTGCGCTTGAAAATATGCAGGAGGACCAGGTGACGGCAGCATCGGATCATGCTGCAAGCCAGCCAAAAGTCCGGCTGGGAGTAAAAGGGAAAGAGGAATTCCGTATAAAGGATCTTTTATATTCCCTTATGCTGGAGTCCCATAATGACAGCGCGGTAGTGATAGCAGAAGGGATCGCCGGATCGGTGGAGGCCTTTGCCGGCATGATGAATGAAAAGGCGGCAGAGCTTGGATGCAGCGATACATATTTTGTGACTCCCAACGGGCTGGATGGTTATGACGAGGGGGGGACACACTCAACGACTGCCAGAGACCTGGCAGCCATCATGAAATACTGCATCAAGGATTCCCCAAAGAAGGAACAGTTTCTGGAAGTGACCCGGACGAAGGATTACAGCTTCACAAATGTGAAAGGTGACAGAAGCTTTTCCTGCAGCAACCACAATGCCTTTCTGACTATGATGGACGGAGCGCTGTCAGGCAAGACGGGATTTACGGCAGACGCGGGATACTGTTATGTGGGGGCCCTTGAGCGGGACGGAAGGACGTTTATCGTGGCGCTCCTCGCCTGTGGCTGGCCGAACAATAAAGGATATAAGTGGAAAGACACGAGAAAGCTCATGGAATACGGAGTGGCCAATTATGAGTATCAGACCGTATGGCAGGATATGAAACTTAAAGACGTCAATGCAGAACGCGGCATTGAGAAGGGGAATGAATTCGGAGGGGATGCAAAGATTCCGGTCAAGATCGCGGATGCAGACAAAGAATTTAAGGTACTGCTCAGGGAGGGGGAGAAGGTAGACATAACATGTGACGTCAAAAAGAAGCTCGCCGCGCCGGTAGAGGAAGGAACAAAGGTCGGCACGGTCACCTATACGCTGGACGGAGAAGTGCTGAGGCAGTTTTCCGTCGTAACTGCGCAGTCCGCGGAAAGAAAAGACGCCGGGTGGTGTGCAGAGATTCTTTTAAAGAAACTTCTGATGCAGTGA
- a CDS encoding regulatory protein RecX, with translation MTVTKIEPVTKTRYRIYVDGQFAFILYKGELSRYLIAEDAEITEETYETIRTEVILKRVKLKAMHLLSDMDRTEGQLRTKLRQGGYTEDMIDAAVDYVKSFGYIDDEAYVKRFIAGRKDKKSRREIYAALCRKGIPKEQIEAAMEDCYEKEDSCGAIRKILEKKKYDPATAKDEEKRRIMGFLTRRGFSYDDIRQVIQVSEWNA, from the coding sequence ATGACAGTCACAAAGATAGAGCCTGTGACAAAGACGAGATACCGGATATATGTGGACGGACAGTTTGCCTTTATATTGTATAAAGGCGAGCTGTCCCGTTATCTTATAGCGGAAGACGCTGAGATCACAGAGGAGACATATGAGACGATCCGGACAGAAGTTATATTAAAGAGGGTAAAGCTTAAGGCCATGCACCTGCTAAGCGACATGGACCGGACGGAAGGACAGTTGAGGACGAAGCTGAGGCAGGGAGGATACACGGAAGATATGATAGACGCGGCCGTGGATTATGTGAAGTCTTTCGGCTATATCGATGACGAAGCCTATGTGAAAAGATTTATAGCCGGCAGGAAAGATAAAAAGAGCAGAAGGGAAATATATGCGGCACTCTGCCGGAAAGGAATTCCAAAGGAACAGATAGAGGCGGCTATGGAAGACTGTTATGAAAAAGAGGATTCCTGTGGAGCCATACGGAAGATCCTGGAAAAGAAGAAGTATGATCCCGCCACGGCAAAAGACGAGGAAAAGCGCAGAATCATGGGCTTTCTGACACGCAGGGGATTCAGTTATGACGACATCCGTCAAGTAATACAAGTTTCTGAGTGGAATGCTTGA
- a CDS encoding YbaK/EbsC family protein, with protein MSVEKVREYFRQYGMEERVKEVDESSATVESAAAALGCEPKRIAKTLSFRAGEAVLLIVTAGDRKIDNKKYKQRFGCKAQMLRAEEVEPLVGHGVGGVCPFGINDGIDVYMDVSLQRFETVFPAAGSGNSMIELGIDELERYGRSSGWVDVCREREEAAAEK; from the coding sequence ATGTCGGTAGAAAAGGTCAGGGAGTATTTCCGCCAGTATGGCATGGAAGAGCGGGTAAAAGAAGTGGACGAGTCCAGTGCCACGGTGGAGTCGGCAGCGGCAGCGCTCGGCTGTGAGCCGAAGCGCATTGCAAAGACGCTGTCCTTTCGCGCGGGGGAAGCTGTTCTTCTCATAGTGACGGCAGGCGATAGGAAGATAGATAACAAAAAGTATAAGCAGCGGTTCGGATGCAAGGCACAGATGCTCAGGGCGGAAGAAGTAGAGCCGCTTGTGGGCCATGGTGTGGGCGGGGTCTGCCCTTTTGGCATAAATGACGGTATTGATGTGTATATGGACGTGTCACTGCAGAGATTTGAAACAGTGTTTCCGGCGGCGGGAAGCGGAAACAGCATGATAGAACTCGGGATCGATGAACTGGAGCGGTACGGAAGAAGCAGCGGCTGGGTCGATGTGTGCCGGGAGCGTGAAGAGGCGGCCGCCGAAAAATAA
- a CDS encoding LysR family transcriptional regulator translates to MDLKKCEVLLTAISLGSFTKAGEKLGYTQSGITQMMKSLENEVGFPLFYKGHKGVSLTPEGEALLPSIRALLFSNETVNQEISFLKGLKKGTLRIGTYVSCSIHWLPDIIRRFQADYPGIIFQIMEGSGGEIAKWLEDFTVDIGLTSFQKDKSYDFIHVEQDPLLAVLPVGHPYTKLEKVPIELFENQPFIIYDRVNDADIHPLLEKAGITPDIKFTGKNDYSIASMVEHGLGVSIMPRLFLSLYDGDYVTRPLVPNAYRNLGIALRSSKDLSPAMKLFLQYVKKNLI, encoded by the coding sequence ATGGATCTAAAAAAATGTGAGGTACTGTTGACTGCCATCAGTCTCGGCAGCTTTACAAAAGCCGGTGAAAAGCTCGGTTATACACAGTCCGGGATCACGCAGATGATGAAATCGCTTGAGAACGAGGTCGGTTTCCCGCTGTTTTACAAAGGCCACAAAGGTGTGTCTCTCACACCGGAGGGCGAGGCACTGCTTCCGTCTATCCGGGCGCTGCTTTTTTCCAACGAAACGGTGAATCAGGAGATTTCATTTCTGAAGGGGCTGAAAAAGGGGACGCTGCGTATCGGTACTTATGTCAGCTGCTCCATACACTGGCTTCCGGACATCATCCGGCGGTTCCAGGCCGACTACCCGGGCATCATATTTCAGATCATGGAGGGCAGCGGCGGCGAGATCGCGAAGTGGCTCGAAGATTTCACCGTGGATATCGGACTTACCAGTTTTCAGAAAGATAAAAGCTATGATTTTATCCATGTAGAGCAGGACCCTCTCCTGGCAGTCCTCCCGGTAGGACATCCGTACACAAAGCTTGAAAAAGTACCGATAGAGCTTTTTGAAAACCAGCCATTTATCATATACGACCGGGTAAATGACGCCGATATACACCCGCTGCTTGAAAAAGCCGGGATCACGCCGGACATAAAATTTACCGGAAAGAATGATTATTCCATTGCCTCTATGGTGGAACACGGACTGGGCGTAAGTATCATGCCCCGTCTCTTTCTCTCCTTATACGACGGAGACTATGTGACGCGTCCGCTCGTGCCGAACGCATACCGCAATCTTGGAATTGCCCTTCGTTCTTCCAAAGATCTTTCACCGGCCATGAAACTTTTTCTTCAGTATGTAAAAAAGAATCTTATCTGA
- a CDS encoding segregation and condensation protein A, with protein MGIPVKLQVFEGPLDLLLHLIDKNKIDIYDIPIVEITNQYMEYIRAMEKEDLNVMSEFLLMAATLLDIKCRMLLPKEVNEEGEEEDPRQELVEQLLEYKMYKYMSYELKDRQVDGEMVLYKNPTIPEEVLEYVEPVDMDALLGELTLVKLNRIFRDVMRRQVDKIDPVRSTFGKIEKEEVTLPEKLDHVTEYARIHKKFSFRELLEKQCSKVQLIVTFLAVLELMKVGTVFIEQEQQFDDIIITSML; from the coding sequence ATGGGAATACCAGTGAAACTTCAGGTGTTTGAAGGGCCGTTGGACCTTCTTCTTCACTTGATCGACAAGAATAAAATTGACATATATGATATTCCGATCGTTGAGATAACAAACCAGTATATGGAATATATCCGGGCCATGGAGAAGGAAGACTTAAATGTGATGAGCGAGTTCCTCCTTATGGCGGCGACGCTGCTGGATATCAAGTGCAGGATGCTGCTTCCGAAGGAAGTGAACGAAGAAGGAGAAGAGGAAGACCCTCGTCAGGAACTGGTAGAACAGCTGCTGGAATATAAGATGTACAAGTATATGTCCTATGAGCTTAAAGACCGGCAGGTGGACGGGGAAATGGTGCTGTATAAGAATCCTACGATTCCGGAAGAAGTGCTGGAATACGTAGAGCCTGTGGATATGGATGCACTTCTCGGTGAACTGACACTTGTGAAGCTGAACCGTATCTTCAGGGACGTGATGCGCAGACAGGTCGACAAGATAGACCCGGTGCGCAGCACATTCGGAAAGATTGAAAAAGAAGAAGTCACTCTGCCTGAGAAGCTGGATCATGTGACAGAGTATGCCAGGATACATAAGAAATTCAGTTTTCGTGAACTTTTAGAGAAGCAATGTTCCAAGGTGCAGCTTATTGTGACATTTCTCGCTGTTCTGGAACTGATGAAAGTCGGCACGGTTTTCATTGAGCAGGAACAGCAGTTTGATGACATTATCATTACATCCATGTTATAG
- the recA gene encoding recombinase RecA: MVSDDKKKALDAAISKLEKDFGKGTVMKLGDPAAQVQVETVPTGSLSLDLALGLGGVPKGRVVEIYGPESSGKTTVALHMIAEVQKRGGIAGFIDAEHALDPVYAGNIGVDIDELYISQPDSGDQALEITETMVRSGAMDIVVVDSVAALVPRQEIEGDMGDSHVGLQARLMSQALRKLTPVISKSNCVVIFINQLREKVGIMFGNPETTTGGRALKFYASIRMDVRRIETLKQGGEMVGNRTRVKIVKNKIAPPFKEAEFDIMFGKGISREGDILDLAASINVINKSGAWYAYNGDKIGQGRENAKIYLAEHPDILEAVETKIRAHYHLGEDAQAAAEEAGEQEDKKKESKKKEEDK; this comes from the coding sequence ATGGTAAGTGATGATAAGAAAAAAGCGCTGGATGCAGCGATATCGAAACTAGAGAAAGATTTTGGAAAAGGCACGGTCATGAAGCTGGGTGATCCGGCAGCCCAGGTGCAGGTGGAGACTGTACCGACCGGTTCGCTGAGCCTTGACCTTGCCCTTGGGCTTGGCGGCGTTCCGAAGGGACGTGTCGTGGAGATATACGGCCCTGAGTCAAGTGGTAAGACGACGGTGGCGCTCCATATGATAGCGGAAGTGCAGAAGCGCGGAGGGATAGCGGGCTTTATAGATGCGGAACATGCGCTGGATCCGGTATACGCCGGCAACATAGGCGTTGATATCGATGAACTTTACATATCACAGCCGGACAGCGGCGACCAGGCGCTTGAGATCACAGAGACAATGGTGCGTTCCGGCGCGATGGATATCGTAGTTGTCGATTCTGTGGCGGCGCTTGTGCCGAGACAGGAGATCGAAGGCGATATGGGGGACAGTCATGTGGGGCTTCAGGCCAGACTTATGTCCCAGGCGCTTAGAAAGCTGACACCTGTGATCAGTAAATCAAACTGTGTCGTGATCTTTATCAACCAGCTGAGAGAGAAGGTAGGCATCATGTTCGGCAATCCGGAGACAACTACCGGAGGACGCGCGCTCAAGTTCTATGCCTCTATCCGCATGGATGTCAGAAGAATCGAGACATTAAAGCAGGGCGGAGAGATGGTCGGCAACCGCACAAGGGTCAAAATTGTAAAGAATAAGATCGCGCCGCCGTTCAAAGAAGCCGAGTTTGATATCATGTTCGGAAAGGGCATCTCCCGTGAAGGGGATATACTGGATCTGGCAGCCAGCATCAATGTGATCAATAAAAGCGGCGCATGGTATGCATACAATGGAGATAAGATCGGACAGGGGCGTGAAAACGCCAAGATTTATCTTGCGGAGCATCCGGATATACTGGAGGCGGTAGAGACGAAGATACGGGCCCATTATCACCTTGGTGAGGACGCGCAGGCAGCGGCAGAAGAGGCCGGAGAACAGGAAGACAAGAAGAAGGAATCCAAGAAAAAGGAAGAGGATAAATAA